Part of the Lolium rigidum isolate FL_2022 chromosome 6, APGP_CSIRO_Lrig_0.1, whole genome shotgun sequence genome, GGTGGGAAGAGGTAATGAGGTTTGACCAATTGGACACATGTTAGCTCAAGAAAAGGTGCGTAGCTACACATATGGGTAGCGGGTTTCTTCCGCTAAATGAAAAttcaaaaaacagaaaaacataaATTAAAAACATCTAGAAAAACATGAATCAAAAGAAACTAgcgaaaaaaacaaaaataaaaagtttACAGGTGTGGGATGTAGGGTTCACATTCTTAATGGACACTAGCCGTGTTTTATAGAGGGGAGCCAAGCTAGCGGTCGGTCATCCAATAATTCTCTAGAGgtcactttttcttttctttttggtaaTTTTTATCCTATCCGAAATTTTCATGTAAGAAAAGTTCCGAGTACATGCGGTATGAGACAAAAAAATGGCATGAGCGAGAATCTTTATAAGTTCATAAATTCAAAGTGCTTTAAACGACAACTCCAATTTAAGATCAATTTTCACCATTAAAtatgtctcgacgagatcttcaaaactagcatccATCTTGAtatattttgacaaaaaaatcaggctaaaagttatcaacccttttGTACATGATTTACCAACGTTACACGTAAAAAAGTTACCAACCCGAAAATGTAATTAATTCTCAATATTTTTGCGACTTTTTAGCTTAGAATTTATCAACCTGGTATTTCTACTTTTGAAATTGTTTTCTTGTACGAATTTGCCATCTATGAAAAGTTTAACATTCACTCACTACGACACAAAAAGGCTAACCTCGATGAGAATTTTTCTTAatttgaaacttcaaaatattTTACCTCTAAAATAACAACTCTGATTTGAGATCCCTTTTCACCATAGAACCggcctcgacgagatcttcaaaactagtggCCATGTTGATATGTTCTGGCAGTAAACTTTGtgagctaaaagttatcaaccattTTGTAGTATGTGATTTAACAATGGTACATATAAAAAATTTCCAACCCCAaagtttaatttaatttaaatatTTTTGTTACTTTATTAGCTCACAAGTTATCAACCCACTAGTACATAAATTGCGGTGTTGTTCACCCGTGGTTATCGACTTCAACAACTTACGGAGGTTGGTTGTATCGGTTACTTTTTGGAGTTTAGAAGTTACTAAACTACGAAATATATGAGCTACCGGGTTAAACTTCATATTAATACCTTGGTGAAAATACGTGGATACCATGTGGTGACTAGCTATTTAAAAACCTTTGGTAACTTCATATTGATCAAAGTGTGTAGAATTCTCAACACCATAACAAGGAAAAAAGAACATAGTTCATGGTTCCTCTTCACTTGATACCTTGATAACTACATTGTAATTATTGTGGTAACTATTTACTGAACACTTAGAtaactacatcaacacacatcttGGTAACAACATTGATATTGTATTGATGACTAGTTAGAACCTTTTGATAAGTACATCATTTGATGATTATTTAGTAAATACCTTGGTAACTACATCACCTTGTTGTTGAATAGTCACTAAACACATTGGTATATATAGACACAGTGTTCGTAACTATTTAGTGAGCACATAGGTAAATATATTTTCACTATGTTGGTGACTAGTTACTGAACACATTGTTAACTACATTAGCACCATGTTGGTGACTAGTTACTGAACACTTCTGTAACTACATCAAAACCATGTTGATGACTAGTTAATCAATACCTTCGGATTTACATAATCACTGTGTTGGTAACTATTCACGAGGAACGGAGGATATGTGGGCATGCCTTTACGAGAAGAATTGGATGCTCTTGCCGAGATTAATGTATCGTGTCCTTGTTGATACAACCAAACGAAGAGATGGCTGTCTTGAGGCCAGACAGGCTAGATCTGACTTCGATTGGGAGGGAAGAATGTGGCAACGACTTCGGAAGGTATAGGTGCCCTCGAAACTCTGTGTCTTTCTTTGGCGACTCGCACGACATTCTCTACCTACGAGTGCTATCCGTAACCACCACCACATGGCCGAGACCAGCTATTGCTCTATCTGCGGTGGCTGACTCATGGATACACTCTCTTATTAATTTTGCAGTTGCAAGGTGTGTTTAGGATTTAGCTAATGAAGAAGTTACTGAACACCTTGAACCTCTCTAGTCCCCTGCTGCTTCTCTCTTCGCTCTAAAACTTTTGTAATGACCCCAGGTTCTTTATTTCTATAAAGTTgttcaggctggcgtaagcccGCCATAGACCCGATAAAAAAAAAGTTACTGAACACATTTGTAGATCAGAAGAGGCATCATCAAAGCAGTGATTGTTCCTTATGATGGAGTCTCCATCTAAAGAAGATTATGTGAAACTGATAGTTACTCTTTAGGTGATATGGTATGTGAGGATGAAGATTATCCATGATGGAGAGTTCCAATTTCCACTCTCTACTCACCTTTTTTATGGAGAATTACTTTCGGGATCTCTCAATTAGGAAAAACCGAGTTACTTGGGAGAAAATCTTACAATACGTGTTCAACCAAAGTGAACCCCTCCGCCCTCTGGAGACGAAGTTATACGTGGATGTTGCGGTCTCAAAATCAAGCAACGCCAGTGCCATAGGGCGATCTGCGGAAATGGGTGATGGCTCATCTGTGGGAGCGCCCACCATCTTAGGGTATTTCGGACCAAGCTATTCTAGAGGCGATGACATCTCGCGAAGCACTGTCACTCGCTGAGGGCTATATCATGTGCTGGTGCCCTCTGACTGCCTAGTGGTCATCATCAACGAAATTATGCACTCTTATGCTAATAGCTACAACATAATTTTACGAGAAATTGAAGTCTATAACAGCTAGATTTCAGAATGTTTTCTTTGTCCATAAACATGGGGCTTCAAATTCAGAAGCTCACAAATTAGCTCGGTTCAGTATTTCTAGCAGTATTGGACTCCTGATTTGGCTCCTCCAGCCCCCGATGGGCTTTGTATCCATTTGAACATTGTTGAGCAATAAAGAGCCACTGGTTCTAAAAGAAAAAATAGAACAGCAACATCTACTATATCGATCAAGAAATATGACTAAGTATTACCTGCGGCCTCCTCTAATACAAAACCAAACAGAAACTACCTAAGATAACTTCACATACATTTCAAGTTTCAATCATGATCCAAtttcaaaagaaaagagaaattaaTAACACGAGATGCTTAACAATTTATACTGCTGTAGTACATGTCGAAGCATACTAGATAGATGTGATCAGAGTATCAGACCACCGATGGAAGCAAGACAATAGCAGCAACACATCAATGAACGAAAACTGAGAAATCAGTCGACGACCTCACCATCGTAGTCGTGCTCCTCcgagccggacaaaccttcaatgtCCACGTACTCATCCTCGTCCCTGGGCGTATCCAGCGCACGTCCACCTAGCTGCTCGCCGCAACCTTCGACGCCGTGCGTCGTCGGCGGGTCGACCACCTCGGGACCTTCCTCCAGCAGCACGCCATCCTCCTCCCAGTCGTCCTCCTCCGATTCGTCGTCGCTGAAAAAGACCACCTCAGAGTCGGACACAGCCGCAGCTCCTACTCTGTGAGAATAGGGATTCAGGGAGCCTGTTCCCGGTACCAGAACAAAAACAGCCTCACCGAAGGTCTTGCTGACAACGCCGTTGGCGACGACCTCTCCGTCAGCTGCCTCCAAAGCCTCGCCGCGTTCGCGCTTTCTCGTGTGGCAGGCTGCCATTGATCTACGTGCGCGACCGATGCTGACCAAGATCTCTGGCGCGTGTGGTTAACGAGGCTAGCTTAACTGCAAGGATTTAGTTTCTTCCTTGGGTTTGTGGTTATGCAAACAAGAGGGGAACTTATAGGAAACCAGACCAATAATCCCAGTAGCACATTGCACGCAGGTTGTCCGACTTGGATTAAGTTCGAAGAAATCCCGATTTAGACAGCCGATATCTAGCTTTTGTGCGTTTGGCATCTATACATCATGTATGCATGATCATTATCTAAAGCACGGTTACAAAGAGGTACCAAAAGGCATCAgctgttttttttttagaaacacaatacaaacgtaggcgctcacatacacgcgcatacactcatccctatgaacgtacacacgcacaccctactcctatgagcacctccgaaatacTGAgccggtagattggatcttgaaattaacgAAGTCATCACAGACGGTTCTGAAAGAATACAGGTCGATGACCGGATTCCCAGGAAGCTCAACACTAACAGTTTTGTACCCTACTCTTCACATCTCCTTCATGAAAGAGATACAGGAGTAATAGCAACGTGTAGTACTTCAGCAGCATTGGCCATATATTCCATTGCAAACTCGCATACTTTGTCGATCAAACTGAAGCTGTAGCATTTTGGAAACATTTCTGAACACATGTACCTCTAGCTAATATACCTCCCTCTTCGGCCTGTTCCTGGTGCGCGTTGCAGCGGCAGGAACAAGAACTTGCTCCTTCTCCACCGCTGGTTGCACGACGTCCTCTCCATCAACGGCGTACACCCTTCCATCGTCTTCAGCTTCCTCAGAAGCCTCGTTCTCTTCCAATATCGCCTCATTCATCTCCATCTGCACACACGTAGAAGCATACATGCTATTCAATTCACACATCTTGTGCCAATAAAAATGGTACATGATAGATGATATTCTGCAGCTATTGTAGCAATAATCTTGTCGATTGTCACGAGCTAACCGAGAAGTGAAAACGTATCATTTGGCAAGTTCGTATCGAACAGCTAGATGTTATAGCATGCCATCTGGAAATTAGTATCTTACTACTGATACTGTAGTAGAAACGAGAATTTATTCAGAATGCTTGGGGAGAGGAGCAGTATGTACCTCCCGCAGGAACcgctcgtcgaggtcgtcggcgacgCGAGCGGCGACCACGAGGGTGCCAATGAAGAGGGAGGCCGGCAGCAGGAAGGCGAGGATGAGCACGTTGGTGCTCGGTGGCCCGCCGGCCCGCACCACCATggaccggcgccggcggccgcgcccGACCGGCCTGACCGTGGCACGTATAGGTCGGCCCGAATACGGCGCCGAGCTTGCGCCGAGACGCGGCTGGATGGACAGAGCGGCGAGGGCTCGAgaagccatgggtggtggagaggCTCAGCTGCCTGCGTGAGCACAGCGCGCGAGAGACAGGAGATAGGACGATGGCGTTTGTCTTATCCATTCTTTCTATTTGCCACGTCGCTCTGATTAATTGTAGCCATCCGATGGTACAAAGTTTTTTTTGTTCGATCTATCACGCATGGAGGCAGATTATTTTGCCAGAATCATCGATATGAACATTtgaatatatattttttattgcgAAAATTCCACCAAACTATTAATGATCATCAACAGTAATATAAATAGCTCaaaaattataaaaaataaaaaattggtAATCGGACAAACTAGCGACGACTagagacactagcacgagccgaaggtgtACCGCCATCCTCGCGCATCCATCACCGGATACAGGCAAAGAGTGTCGTACTAGATCTTATTGTAATAGGCAAACGAGAAGTCGTGGTGCTAAGACCCCAAATAAGCAGCGCAGAATAGTAGCAACCATCACCAATCATAACAATCGTAGATCGGAAAAGAATGGCATGAAACTACATGAACGAACACGAAACTGATCGAATCCCATGAGATATGATGGGCATACGACTCCACACGCCCTCCGCCAACTCTAAATGCAGCATCGAAGCGCGGATAGGgcagggaggaccttattctgacttcacgaTGTAGCCACCGTCTCACCATCCAGAAAAAGATAGTAAAAAGAAGCGTAAATTCCCCCCAAGAGAGAGGAtgtgatctaccacacctccaaggccccaagggcacCGGTGGCCTAGCGGGACCTCGGTAGCATTGTTGATGAGGAATGGAACCCTATATGGGTTTTGTGGCCGCCGTTTCTCACCTCCTGGCTTGTATGGTTTGGGTTCCCTCAGATTGATTATTTATTTTGAACATTTCAATATTGAGATTTGAAAATAACAACTATCAATATTTATCAAAACATAGTGATTTCTAGGTTTGGAAATCCTCGTTAGTTCGTTTCAATTATTGAGGCACGGTATCATGACCTATAACTAACCTAAGATAGATATTGTTTTAGAAAAGAGAACTGCTATGCGTACAATAATTCCTGCACAATTTTTGTCTGATGTTGTGTACGACGTTGTGTGTTAGAACGATATACGTCATAGAATCCTACAATGAGCGGCTGCGTCGCTAGAGTGAGCGGACGGCGTTGTGTCCGCATCATATGTGGACCGTACTAGAAACCTCCTATGTATAGCAAGATTTATATATTTTCTTGTTTAGCAAACATTCCAACTTTACTTATAAATAACACTTAACAAGTGCAGTAATCAAACCAAGTAAACAACAATTAAAACCAAGAATAGAGATGCAAGATAAACTTATAGTTTCACATAAAATTGTTTCTTACTATAGTCAACTTTACCTTCCTCTTTTATATCTCAACTTTCGACTATAATTGTTTATGTGAAAATTGTTGAACCATGGTTTTTATTAAGAGAAAGACCAAAACTATTGGGACTCTCAAATTCAAACAAAAATCATGTCTATTTTGGTGGACTCAATTGTGAAGGCACATTCCTATAGAGCTTGAATGGTTTACAATATTAGAATCcatataatattttttgtggtctacttTGCATGTAATAAGGAAGCTTTCCATTTTTATAATCTCGTCAAAAATTATTATTTCTATAGTAGTTATGCCACCATATCTTATAGAAAATTTCATGTTTTTTTCATGTGGTATAAACAAATAATTGTTGTTGCAAACTCATGCGTTTTGAATTCATAAAGGATTCAGCACCGGATAACAACATAATTTTAACTAACTTGTATTCATGCTTATTAGAACCAACCAATTGGACTCTTTTTTCTAGGCAAAGGAGAAGGACTGTGGTGTTGGATTTGAAGCTTGTGAGTCCATTCGGTGATAACGGATTTGTGAAGATGTGTCTTAATGAAGCTATCCCATAGCCGTATAGGAGGGAGCAAATTATGAGTCCTCACAAaggaatgatcaagtgaggcattccgcttGAATGAAGCACGGagcatcatcatcaagatcaagtgggATGTGCAAGGTAAAGGTAtgcccttgctaggttttcctttaaccagtctcaaggtggttgtttgggagatcgggttataggatagatagctgcATTATCAAAAGAGGCTTATTTTGGTTGgacaacttgatcacatcgtcttagagagttcaatcatttgcatacttcGCATCCCCTAAttattattgcttcttggtgtttttcTGCGTGAGGTTCTTAAGCTTAttgagcccaagttcatcgaaaacggaatacgtatgcatcttctattgcgtttccgAGGTTGGACGTTTTTATCAGTTCTTAATTTAGAAAAGTTTCTCTTCTAAAATTTTGTGAAGGTTCTATTTGCCGTTATCtttaaacaaaattggtttcatattCATCGGAGTTCGGGAACTTTGCGAAAGTTTATTTCATACGAGAAAACTGAAGTTTTAGGGGTTCTGGCGAAATCGACTAGAAAATGGCAGCCCAAATTCTTTGGTGCCGCCGGATTTCTCATGTATGTGCCGATGAATGGCACATCAGAGAGCGGTTTCGGAAAAACCGAAATAATTCTGGCCTGTCGGATTGAAACCGATGTGCCGGTCTTGAACTAGCCCAACCTTGTGCGTTGGTAGAAAACTGGCAAGGGTTCACAAAGTGTTCTCAGGTGTTTGTTATCTAATTTTCAACACAATCAACACAAACTCGTTGTTGTTCAACTTGTAATGAAAAAACGGGTTCACAAAGTGTTCTCAGGTGTTTGTTATCTAATTTTCACAAGTAATACAAATCGAAGAGTATCCCCACCGAATTTCTCTCGCGCCAAGATCATTCTCGGGGAGTTTGCGCCAAAAGTCACAGTTGAGGTAGTATCTTCCCTTTGGGACCTTTCCAAATAGCGAGTCTGGCATGGCATAGTTAAGAGTTGGCAGCACTGCTTACGTAGCATCACATCGATAAATAAAGTTATGTGGAGGAAGCCCACCCCACCAAGCGATTTTTGGTTGATAACCAGTCGCACGATCATCGATCGGTGCATTTTCTTACAACCTTTTCCTTCCCACCAAGCATTGGACAACATACTCACATATGATCACGTGGAAATGGGAAGCTCAAAACAATTTGTCACATAGGTTGGAACTGGCCGGGCGACAGATTTTAACATGCCTCCTTCCCGCGCCATCGAGAGTGGCCGACCATTCCAACCATTAACCCGCTTTCGCACGATGCCACACGAAAAACTTGAAGGTGCTTGTACCAAGGTAACTCTCTTGCAGCGCGTCGTTTTCAACCCCAAGTCGTGTCATACCGTCATGACATCTGATCGAAAGCATCATCACACAATCATAGACAAAGAAAAAtgaagatcttttttttttttgcagatgaACCTTCTACCGGTGTATTGCATAGtacaagaacattatttttgttgtacaTGAATGCTTTGTTTTACTTAGAATATTTTTAGATTTTGTAAATGTGTAGAAAAATAGTGGTATGTATATTTTTGTTGTTAAATAAATGAAG contains:
- the LOC124666671 gene encoding uncharacterized protein LOC124666671, whose translation is MASRALAALSIQPRLGASSAPYSGRPIRATVRPVGRGRRRRSMVVRAGGPPSTNVLILAFLLPASLFIGTLVVAARVADDLDERFLREMEMNEAILEENEASEEAEDDGRVYAVDGEDVVQPAVEKEQVLVPAAATRTRNRPKREVY